The following nucleotide sequence is from Terriglobales bacterium.
AGCGCTATGAGCGCATGCTATCGAAGTATGACGTAAGCATTCGCCGCACCCTTCTGCGGCCGGCAGCCGCAGTGATCGGAATTCTGGGCGTATGTCTCTTCAGCTTCGCGTTTTATCCGCTGCTTGGAGTTTCCTTCTTTCCCAGAACGGATCCAGGGCAATTTGTCATCAACATCAAGGCCCCCACTGGCACACGTCTTGAAATGACAGACAGGTATATCAAGAAAGTGGAGTCGGACATCCACGATGTCGTGTCGCCGCGCGATCTGGGAGTGGTCGTCTCGAACATCGGCGTGGTGCCCGATTACTCGGCGATGTACACCAGCAATTCCGGGCAACATACCGCGACCGTGCAGGTAAGCTTGCGCGACGGACATGAAGTCGGGAGTTACGAATACATGAACCGCGTCCGCGCCAAGCTCGCCGGCGACCTGCCGGAACTCTCGACCTACTTCCAATCCGGCGGACTAGTCGACGCCGTCATCAACCTCGGTCTTCCCGCGCCGATCGACATTCAGGTTGGCGGCAACGATCTGCAATCCGCCTACAAAACCGCCCAAGAGCTGGCAACGAAAATTCGCGGCCTCAAAGGCGTAGGCGACGTCCTCATTCCCCAGGACCTCGACTATCCCGCCCTCAAGGTGGATGTCGATCGCGAGATGGCCTCGCGCCTGGGACTCTCATCGCGCGAAGTCGTCAACAACGTAATCACCGCGCTCAATTCCAACCAGATGATCGCGCCCAGCTATTGGGTCGATCCCAAAACGGGCAATGATTACATGCTGACGGTGCAATATCCCGACGCCCAAATCCAGTCGATGAACGACCTCAAGCAGATCCCCCTGCGCTCTCCCAAAGCCGAAGACACCACGCAACTAGGCGCAGTTTCGACCATCGCAGCGTTCCTCTCGCCCACCGAGGTCGATCACTATCAACTTCGGCGCGTGATCGACGTCTATGTTGCGCCCTCAGGCGAAGATCTCGGCAGCATCGCCTCCAAGGTAGACGCAATCATTCACGCAACAAAAATCCCCGACAACGTCCGGGTCTCCGTCCGTGGATCCGTCGAAGGCATGCGCCAGTCGTTCAAGAGCTTCGGCATCGGACTCCTCCTGGCCATCGTCCTCGTCTATCTCATCCTCATGGCCCAATTCGCTTCCTTCATCGATCCACTCATCATCCTGCTCGCAGTTCCTCCCGGCATCGCCGGCGTCATCATCTTTCTTCTGGTCACCCACACCAGCCTGAACGTCATGTCGCTGATGGGCGTAATCATGATGACCGGCATCGTAGTCTCGAACAGCATTCTGATCGTCGACGTAGCGCGCAACCTCCGCAGCGAAGGGATGCCATTGGAGAAGGCGGTCTCCACCGCATGCCGCATGCGACTTAGGCCAGTGTTGATGACTTCCCTCGCGACCATCCTCGGCATGATCCCGATGGCTCTGGCGTTGGAGGCTGGAAGCGAACAGTACGCCCCATTAGCCCGCGCCATCATCGGCGGATTGACCGTCTCCGTCGTCGTCACCGTCTTCCTGGTTCCGGCTGCCTACCTGCTTATACATCGCCGCGAAGAGCCCCAGACCGTGGGACAACAGAGTTGAGAAAGAAAATGACAAAACGCTTTTGTTTTTCCGCGCTGATCTTGTGCTTATGCGCGTCGGCTTGGACATTGGCGCAAACCACATCTCCCCAACTTCCAGACGTAGTCCGCCTCACTCTCCACGACGCTGAACAATTAGGACTGAAGAACAATCCGCAGATCAGCGTCGCCAAGCTGCTGACGCTCGCGCAGCACCAGGTCACACGCGAAACGCGTTCCGCCGAGCTGCCGTCAGCCACCGCGAACCTCACCGCAGTGGACGCCCACGAGGGCACGCGCATCACCGCCGGCGTCCTCAATAATCCCAGCGTCTTTCAGCGCGCCGGCGCCGGCGTCACCATCGGACAACTGATCACCGACTTCGGCCGCACCCAAAACCTGGTAGCCTCCGCCGGATTGCGAGAGAAGGCGCAAGAACAATCCGAGCTAGCCACAGCCGCCGACGTAACCCTCGCCGTCGATCGAGCCTTCTATGGAGCTCTAAGCGCACAAGCCGAACTGCTAGTCGCTCAGCAGACAGTCAACGCCCGCCAGTCCACGGCCGACCAAGTTGAGGCACTGGCCAAAAACAAACTGCGCTCCGACCTCGATCTCAGCTTTGCCAACGTCAATCTCGCCCAAGCCAAACTTTTGCTTCTGGACTCCCAGAACCAGAAGGACGGAGCCTTCGCCGATCTGAATGAGATCCTCGGATTCGAGAAGCAGGCGACATACGTGCTTGAGGACAGAACCCCCTGCAGTAGCCGGGGGTGCTTTTCTGCGTCGTGCGCGGGGAGTCAGCCGGACGCGCCGTCAGCCTGCGTCCCCAAGCCACCCGACAATCAGGAAGACCTGGTGCAGCAAGCATTAAGATCGCGTCCCGACCTGGCCGCGATCGACGATCAATGGCAAGCGCAGCAACGCTTCGCCCGGGCCGAGCACGAATTGAATCGCCCCAGCATAAGCGCGCTGGGCGCAGTCGGAGGAACCCCAGTGCGGGCCGACCAGATCACCACATCATGGTACGGCGGAGTCGGCGTCAACATGAGCATTCCCATCTTCAACGGATTCCTGTTCTCCGGGCGCGCCCACGAAGCCGATCTCCGCGCCGGAGCCCTCCAGCAGCAGACTCGCGACCTGCGCGACCGCATCGCCCGCGACGTCCGCGTCACCTGGCTCGAAGCAAACACCGCCTACCAGCGCGTAAGCGTAACCGCCCAGCTGCTGCAGCAGGCAAGCCTGGCCCTCGATCTAGCCCAAACGCGCTATAACCTCGGCCTGAGTTCCATCGTGGAACTCAGCCAGGCCCAGCTCCAGCAAACTGATGCACAGATCGGGAATACGAATGCGAGATACGCATATCTTTCAACCTTGTCGGTGCTTAGGTATCAGGTGGGACAGTAATCTGTCTGCGCAGTCGTAGGATTGCTCACTTAGAATTCCTCTATCCGGAACGCTTCGCGCGAGCTTTCTTTGAGGTCGCAAATTGCGACCTCAAAAATCCTCCTCCGTCGCATCAGACTGTTCGACTGCGAATCGCATAGTTAATCACAGATTGGCGAATTCCAGAAAGACAGCTGCTGAGGCACCTTAATACAGCGGCTGAAAACGTCTGCCAAGCGACCGCAAAGCCTTTGGGATGCCCTTCCGGTGCCTCAAAATGCCTCGTAAGCTGCGCTTTAGTGCCCCAAAAAGTGCGCGATTCTGCCTCAAAATAACGCACCAGCGCGCAGCGGCTTCCATGCAAATGGATTGAAAACTCTGGCGCCGCTATTGCAGCGTCCTGAGTGTGATGAAGTCGATTTTTCATCCTTATTACAGAACCCAGCGGCTACCGCCGCCGGCAGTGATTTTGCCAGATTGGGAAATCTGCGATTGCAGGCGTTTTGAGGCGTCGGAGAGAAGCGGTGGCTCCTGGACACTTCTGAGGCGGCAAGAACCTCGCCACGGGCTTCTAATTGCTTTTATTCGCCATCGCTGTATATTCGCTAATGCCGGATTCGGCTTCCTGGGTTCCGGAAGGTCCTTACTGCTTCCTGCCGAACACTTCGCGCAGCAATGACGTTGTCTGCGCCATGGGATCCTTGCGGATCTTCTTTTCCTCTTCCGCCATCACGTAGAAGAGGCCGTCCATGGTCTTGCCTACGACGTACTCGTCCAAGTTGAATCGCTGTGAATTGGCGACGCGTGCGGCCATGGGATTGCGCATGAACTGGTTGTATTGCCGCACGACTCCAACATTCTCCATGGCTTGGTGAACCAGGGGCGCGAAGGCTTCGGTCAGCTGGTCTGAGCTTTGGCGTTTGAAGTATTCGGTTGCGGCGGTGTCGCCGCCGGAGAGGATCTGGCGGGCGTCGGCGAACGACATCCTCGTCACGGCGTTGATGAAGATCTGCTTTGCTGCGGGCGCGGCCTGCTCGGCGGCGCGATTCATGCCAACTTCGAGCGAATCTACCTGCGAGCCCATGCCTATGACGCGCAAGCCGCTGCTTACGTTGCGAAGTTTTTCCGGCAATAGAATCCTGATCGCCTCGTTTTTAAGAAAGCCATCGACGCGTCCCGTCGAAGCTACGGCGTTTCGAGTGCTCACCGTGAGCGCTTCTTTGAGGCCGGCAACGATCTTGTCGTTTGATAATCCCCGATTGCCGCCGGCGGCTTTAGCAGCGGTCGCTGCCTTTTGCCGGATCTGATCCCAGGGTGACTGGGCAACGCAAAAGACAGTTAGTAACGCGCAAAGTGCGCCGATGCCGAACCATTTTTTCATGGCTTTCACGCGATTGACCGCCTCAGTCTAGCGGAGATGTTCAGCCTGGCCTATGCACGAAAGGTTCATGGGCGCAACGCCAAAAAGTAACAGCAAGCGAAGGGGAGGGGAATCGTTCTGGTAGAGACACAAGCTAATGTCTAGACTCAATGTCCGATTGCAGGGTTTGGGAGTTCAGAGTAGAACTGAAACATATGCGTAGTACTGCTATTTTCTTCTTTTTCGTCAGCGCAACGCTGCTTCTAGCACAAGAACTTCCCACGAAACCAGATCCGAGCAAGGCGACGCAGGAATCCCCGGTCCAGCAGGAGAACAAGGCTAAGACGCCGCTTGCTCCGCCTGCTGCCGCGGAAAAGGCGGCCGATTATTCTCAGCAAGCTTTCGTGATCGAGAAGTATGTGAATAAGATTCGCTTCGAGAACAACGGCACCTCGCAGCGCGAGCAGATCATGCGAATTCGCGTGCAGACTCAGGCGGGTGTCCAGGAGTTTGGGCAGCTGCACTTTCCTTACAACGCAGCCAACGACAAGATCGAAATCGTATCGGTGAGGGTGACGAAGCCGAACGGCGCGGTGAGTGTTGCTGGTCCCGATTCGGTACAGGACTTAACCGCGCCTGTGGCTCGCGAAGCGCCGGTGTATAGCGACTTGCATCAGAAAGACCTCGTTGTGCCGGGACTCGCGGCGGGGGACGTCCTCGAATATGACTTCAAGGTCAACGAGTTTGAGCCTCTCGCGCCTGGCCAGTTCTGGTGGGAGCAGCAGTTTATCGACAAAGTGATCGTGCTCGACGAGCAATTGCAGATCGATGTGCCCGCTGGACGCGCGCTCAAGATGCGCACTACGGGCGCGCAACCTGTGGTCACAACCGCCGCAGGGCGCGCGACGTATGTGTGGAAGAACAAGGTGCTGAAGGTCGATGACGACGATTCGGCATCCGCAAAGAAGAACAAGAAAAAGAAGAAGCAGGTTGATCCGGATGACGACATCCCTGACGTGCAGTTGAGCACTTTCCAATCATGGGACGAGGTTGGACGCTGGTACAGCGGGCTGGAGCGCGATCGCGTGAAGCCCGACCAGACGATTCGCGCGAAAGCAGCGGAACTTACCGCCTCGGCGAAAACCGATACCGACAAGATCGAGGCGCTATACGACTTCGTCGCACCGCGCTATCGCTATGTTGGCATCTCGTTTGGTGTGGGACGTTTTCAGCCGCACTCGGCGGATGATGTCCTGAACAATCGCTACGGCGACTGCAAAGACAAACACACGTTGCTGGCATCGCTCCTCAAAGGAAGTGGGCTGGAGGCTTATCCGGTTCTGATTCATCATGCGCGCAAGCTCGATGAGAGCGTGCCCTCGCCGTCGCAGTTCGATCACGTCATTACCTTTGTGCCTTTGAAATCCGGGTTGGATAAAGCGGGGGACATGCGCGGCCTGTGGCTCGATTCCACCACAGAGGTTGCGCCGTTCCGCATGTTGGTTGCAGCTATTCGCAACAAGAAGGCTCTGCTGATCCCTCCGAATGCACCGGCGCAGATTGTGACCACACCTTCCGACCTCCCAACGGCCAATCTTCAGTCGCTCAAGGTGGCAGCCAAGATCAATCAAATCGGAAAGCTGGACGCAACGTACAACTACATGGTTCGCGGTGACGCGGAACTTGCTTTCCGAGTCGCGTTTCGTGGCACTCCGGAGACGCAATGGAAGCGCGTGATTGAGTACGTCAATGCCTACCAAGGGCTCACGGGAGACGTGACGGATGTGAAGGTGAGCGATCCCTCTGATACTCATCATCCGCTGGAGTTCAGCTACTCACTCTCGCAGCCGAATTATCTCGACTGGACAACGAAAACTTCGCAGCTCGCGGTGCCTCTGCCGCGACTCGACATGAGTTGGGCGAACCTCACCGATGACGATGACGATCGCACAAAGCCTTTCGAGTTCGCTGCTGCGCCTCTTGAGTCTCACGAGACGATAAAGATCGAGCTGCCCGAGGGCTACAACTATCGCGCTCCTGTGCCAATCAACCTGAAGCGCGATTATGCGAGTTACGCTTCGGACTACAAGCTTGAGGGGCAAACGATTACGGTCAGCAAGGATCTCGCGCTCAACTCGCGCGAGATCGCCGCGAATCGCGGGCCTGATCTGCGCGCGTTCGTTCGTGCCGTGGCTGCGGACGGAAATCAGAGCGTTTTCGTCGAGAGTCTGTCGGCAAACTCGGGATCGAACATTCCCAGCGGAATGTCGGCCGACGATCTGAACGACGCCGGCATGGCGGCGCTCAAGAATCAGAATCTGCGGGCTGCGACTGAACTGTTCAGGAAAGTTGTCGAACTTGAGCCAAAGCACAAGGATGCCTGGAACAATCTTGGCCGCTCTTATCTGGCGCTCGGCAAATACGACGATGCGATTGCGTCCTTCAATAAGCAGATCGAGATCAATCCGTTCGACGAATTTGCGTACAACAATGTTGGCCTTGGCTATCAGTCGCAGCAGAAATATGACCAGGCCATTGTCGCGTACAAGAAACAGCTTGAGGTCAATCCACTCGACCAGTTTGCGCACGGAAATCTGGGTTCGCTGTACCTTGAGCAGAAGAACTATGCCGAGGCGGTTCCCGAATTAGAACGCGCAGTACAGATCTCGCCTCAGAATCCGGGGCTCGAAGCGAACCTCGGCCGCGCGTATCTCAACGTAAACCAGCCTGACAAAGCTCTCGCTGCCTTCGACAAAGCCGTGGAGCTGGCTCCCGCGCCGGGCATTTGGAACAACGTCGCCTACGAACTTTCGACCCACCGCACTCATCTGGACAAGGCACTCACCTATGCCGAATCGGCAATTTCCGCCACTGAGGCCGGGCTGCGGAATGTGAACGCCGATCACGTTACTCTGAACGATGTGGGCCTGGTGATGAGCATTGGCAGCTATTGGGACACGCTGGGATGGGTGTACTTCCAAAATAACCAACTGGAGAAGGCCAAACGGTACATCGAGGCGGCGTGGCTGCTCGACCAACACTCGGAGGTCGGGGATCACCTTGGGCAGCTCTACGAAAAACTTGGCCGTAAACAGGACGCGATCCGCCATTATGCGATGGCAACCACCGCCAATCACAAGGTGCCAGAAGCGGAACAGCATCTCAAGTCTCTGCTGCCGGATGCAAAACTGGATGTCGCTGAGTTAGAGCGCGCCCGCAGTGAGCTGCAAGTGATGCGAAGTGTGCGTTTGCCATGGTCGAATAAAAACGCGACTGGCGAGTTCTTTCTTACGTTCAGCGCGCCGATTTCCCAGGATGGGAAACCATTAAAGCCCGATCAAGTGAAGTTCGTGCGCGGCGATGAGGCGTTGCGCAGCTACACCGCAAAGCTGCAAACGGCTGCCTTTCCAGTGCAATTTCCAGACGACACACCGATCAAGCTAGTCCGCCGAGGCGTACTGACCTGTACCGAGAGCACACATCAGTGCCAAGTCGTGCTGATGTTGCCGGAAGATGTTAGGACTGTGGACTGAGAGGGAATCGGGTGATCGGGCCATCGGGTGATCGGGTGAAGTAAAGCGCGAGATGATTGTGTTTCCCTTTTTTGATCCAGTGACTTAGACGGAAAAGTCTGAAGTCCCAGAAGTCCGGTTACTTCACCCGATGGCCCGATCACCCGATTTCCTTCAGGCTTCGCCGCGCTGGATTCCGATTGCATCAAAGGCCAGGGAGTCCATGGGAGCGATGTTCATCTCCGCGCGATAGTCGTCTCCCTCGTGCAGCACCTTCCAGTAGATCAACTCCGTGATGGCGCGGCGATAGAAGTCAGCGTACGGTCCTTGCAGCGTTTCAGGAACCAGGAATTCTTCAACCGTGCTCACGTTAATGTCCTCCGGAGGCTTCGCTATGGTTGGCGGGCTCTCTACCAGTCTCTAACCCGCATGTGATGCGCGCTCCTCGGCAATCGGCGCACTCGGTTGTAAATATTTCTTAAGTCAAGAGAATCAACACAATGGCGCTACTGCTTGGGCACACCGGCGTCTTCCACTTCCTGTGGGAACGATTTGAAGGTCACTTCCCTCGACTTTGACGAGACTTTCTTGTTGTCGTCCAGGTCGAATTGTTTCAGAGTTCCCTGGATTGTCCAGTAGCCTTCCTGATCGGGAGTCTTCGCCTGCCCGCGACCGATCACTCCGGCAAATTCATACCAGGTGCCGTGTATGGGCTTGGTTGTGAAGGTGAGTTGTTTGCCGTCAAGGGCTCCCTTGCTGAAGAACTGATCAAGAAAGACGCCGCGATCGCTGTCGCGATCGCCAAAGCGCGAGACAAAGCCTGATACTTTGCCCTCTTCCACGGTAACTTGGACAAACTCGCCATCGCGCAGGAACGTGTACATCCCGGAGATGTGGTCCCCAGACTGGCTCGTTTGAACATGTGGCGCAGAATGCTTCTTTCCGTGCCCCTGGGCGCTCAGGAGGAGAGGCGAGCCGAGGCACACTGTCAGCAGGGCCACGACCATGATTTTTAGCGGGATAGGACGGAGTACTGTAACCATTTGAGGCATTCTTCTTACCCGAAATTTGCTAATTATCAAGGTATAATCCAGCTACTCAGTAAGTAAACGGGATTCGCATGGCAGTTCCTGGCAGTGGGTCGCAGAAGTCGTCGTTCGAACCTGCGGCTACGCGGGAACTCGAAGTCCGCCTGAACTGGGAGCTTCCACCCTGGTTCCCTTCCCTTCGCAACAATGTAACCTCCCTTTTCAAGCGCGAGCAGCCAACTCCGCCGCTCGGTTTCCGTCCCGGCATCTTCTGGAGAGACGTATTTGTCGATCAGCAACTGAACCGGAAGAGCATGTTCCGTTCGTATGCCGGTCACGTCATCTTTGCCGGATTGATCTACGTGCTCTCGATGCCGTTCTACTGGAATCGCATCGTCAAGATCGAGACATTCCATAACGATCGCATTACGTACATAAACCCCGAAGAGGACATACTTGTTTCGGAGCCAACTCCGCCGGAGATCGTTCAGAAGCGAATAGCGCCGGTGATCAGCAGGAGTTCGCGTGCTGCGAATGCGTCTCGCGGCGAGCCTCGCCGGCGTGTACTTGAGGCGATGGCCATCCCAAAATGGTCCGATAACTCAACGCACACAATCGTTGCCCCAGATGCTCCGAAGATTCTAGCCAGCGCTCCCGTGCCGGACATTGTGCTCTCGAGTTCCGTGCCGCAAGCGCCTCCGGTTGCCGCGGTGGCGTCGAACACTCCAAAGCTGGTTGCGCCAGTGTTTGACACGACTCCCGTTGCTCCTCCGCCTGATGTCACCAAGGCGAGCGCA
It contains:
- a CDS encoding efflux RND transporter permease subunit, translating into MSRFAIKYPFFVIMLCLMIFVVGVVTVSRMPVDLFPNINIPVVVVATFYSGMPPEQIESDITGRFERFFTLGSGIDHMESRSLPGVSLIKIYFQPGTDADAAVSTISNLAMADLRRLPPGTLPPVILKFDASSLPVCLVTLKGSGLSETELRDLGQYNVRNQVANLPGASVPQPFGGKYRQIQVYVDSVKLQAHQLSVMDVVRTINDSNMILPAGDVRIGPKDFNIYTNSQLPSTAEINQLPLKTVGNASVMVGDVGHAMDAAQIQNNIVRVDGQKSVYLPVLKQGGDSNTIAIVSGIKSALGDLFDVPKHLVAKVVFDQSVYVKTAIKNLGVEGGIGLVLTALMILIFLGSMRATVAVMLSIPLSALAAFLALNAGGSTINTMVLGGLALAFSRLIDNSVVVLENIFRHLEMGESAEEAAEKGGREMGLPVLAATFTTAIVFFPVIFLYGVSRFLFIALALAVVLSLFASYAVAMTLVPLFCAKFIHKLEADEEEGHDVRRSMFGRFVRWFNKRYERMLSKYDVSIRRTLLRPAAAVIGILGVCLFSFAFYPLLGVSFFPRTDPGQFVINIKAPTGTRLEMTDRYIKKVESDIHDVVSPRDLGVVVSNIGVVPDYSAMYTSNSGQHTATVQVSLRDGHEVGSYEYMNRVRAKLAGDLPELSTYFQSGGLVDAVINLGLPAPIDIQVGGNDLQSAYKTAQELATKIRGLKGVGDVLIPQDLDYPALKVDVDREMASRLGLSSREVVNNVITALNSNQMIAPSYWVDPKTGNDYMLTVQYPDAQIQSMNDLKQIPLRSPKAEDTTQLGAVSTIAAFLSPTEVDHYQLRRVIDVYVAPSGEDLGSIASKVDAIIHATKIPDNVRVSVRGSVEGMRQSFKSFGIGLLLAIVLVYLILMAQFASFIDPLIILLAVPPGIAGVIIFLLVTHTSLNVMSLMGVIMMTGIVVSNSILIVDVARNLRSEGMPLEKAVSTACRMRLRPVLMTSLATILGMIPMALALEAGSEQYAPLARAIIGGLTVSVVVTVFLVPAAYLLIHRREEPQTVGQQS
- a CDS encoding TolC family protein; the protein is MTKRFCFSALILCLCASAWTLAQTTSPQLPDVVRLTLHDAEQLGLKNNPQISVAKLLTLAQHQVTRETRSAELPSATANLTAVDAHEGTRITAGVLNNPSVFQRAGAGVTIGQLITDFGRTQNLVASAGLREKAQEQSELATAADVTLAVDRAFYGALSAQAELLVAQQTVNARQSTADQVEALAKNKLRSDLDLSFANVNLAQAKLLLLDSQNQKDGAFADLNEILGFEKQATYVLEDRTPCSSRGCFSASCAGSQPDAPSACVPKPPDNQEDLVQQALRSRPDLAAIDDQWQAQQRFARAEHELNRPSISALGAVGGTPVRADQITTSWYGGVGVNMSIPIFNGFLFSGRAHEADLRAGALQQQTRDLRDRIARDVRVTWLEANTAYQRVSVTAQLLQQASLALDLAQTRYNLGLSSIVELSQAQLQQTDAQIGNTNARYAYLSTLSVLRYQVGQ
- a CDS encoding DUF4197 domain-containing protein: MKKWFGIGALCALLTVFCVAQSPWDQIRQKAATAAKAAGGNRGLSNDKIVAGLKEALTVSTRNAVASTGRVDGFLKNEAIRILLPEKLRNVSSGLRVIGMGSQVDSLEVGMNRAAEQAAPAAKQIFINAVTRMSFADARQILSGGDTAATEYFKRQSSDQLTEAFAPLVHQAMENVGVVRQYNQFMRNPMAARVANSQRFNLDEYVVGKTMDGLFYVMAEEEKKIRKDPMAQTTSLLREVFGRKQ
- a CDS encoding DUF3857 domain-containing protein, with the protein product MRSTAIFFFFVSATLLLAQELPTKPDPSKATQESPVQQENKAKTPLAPPAAAEKAADYSQQAFVIEKYVNKIRFENNGTSQREQIMRIRVQTQAGVQEFGQLHFPYNAANDKIEIVSVRVTKPNGAVSVAGPDSVQDLTAPVAREAPVYSDLHQKDLVVPGLAAGDVLEYDFKVNEFEPLAPGQFWWEQQFIDKVIVLDEQLQIDVPAGRALKMRTTGAQPVVTTAAGRATYVWKNKVLKVDDDDSASAKKNKKKKKQVDPDDDIPDVQLSTFQSWDEVGRWYSGLERDRVKPDQTIRAKAAELTASAKTDTDKIEALYDFVAPRYRYVGISFGVGRFQPHSADDVLNNRYGDCKDKHTLLASLLKGSGLEAYPVLIHHARKLDESVPSPSQFDHVITFVPLKSGLDKAGDMRGLWLDSTTEVAPFRMLVAAIRNKKALLIPPNAPAQIVTTPSDLPTANLQSLKVAAKINQIGKLDATYNYMVRGDAELAFRVAFRGTPETQWKRVIEYVNAYQGLTGDVTDVKVSDPSDTHHPLEFSYSLSQPNYLDWTTKTSQLAVPLPRLDMSWANLTDDDDDRTKPFEFAAAPLESHETIKIELPEGYNYRAPVPINLKRDYASYASDYKLEGQTITVSKDLALNSREIAANRGPDLRAFVRAVAADGNQSVFVESLSANSGSNIPSGMSADDLNDAGMAALKNQNLRAATELFRKVVELEPKHKDAWNNLGRSYLALGKYDDAIASFNKQIEINPFDEFAYNNVGLGYQSQQKYDQAIVAYKKQLEVNPLDQFAHGNLGSLYLEQKNYAEAVPELERAVQISPQNPGLEANLGRAYLNVNQPDKALAAFDKAVELAPAPGIWNNVAYELSTHRTHLDKALTYAESAISATEAGLRNVNADHVTLNDVGLVMSIGSYWDTLGWVYFQNNQLEKAKRYIEAAWLLDQHSEVGDHLGQLYEKLGRKQDAIRHYAMATTANHKVPEAEQHLKSLLPDAKLDVAELERARSELQVMRSVRLPWSNKNATGEFFLTFSAPISQDGKPLKPDQVKFVRGDEALRSYTAKLQTAAFPVQFPDDTPIKLVRRGVLTCTESTHQCQVVLMLPEDVRTVD